CGCACGCGGGGACCCGTCACGCCGTGCTCACGAGCTCGGCGACGGCCGCGCTCTGGATGACCGTCCGCGCCCTCGGCACGGCGCCGGGCGACGAGATCCTCGTCCCCTCGCACACCGCGTTCCCGACGGTCGAGGCGCTCTGCTTCGCCGGGGCGACGCCGGTGTTCGTGGACGCCGACGACTGGTACACGTTCGATTGCAAGGACGCCGTGTCGAAGGTGACGCCGCGGACGGTCGGCATCGTGCCCGTCCACCTCTACGGCCAGCCGGTGGACCTGCCGGCGGTGCAGGACCTCGCCGCGCGCTACGGCCTCTGGGTGCTCGAGGACTGCGCTCAGGCGCAGGGCGCCTCGTGGGACGGTCGGCGGGTCGGCTCCTTCGGGCGCGCCGCCGCGCTCTCCTTCTACCCGTCGAAGAACCTCCCCGCGATGGGCGACGGCGGCGCGGTGCTGACGAGCGACGACGAGCTCGCGGCGCGCTGCCGCCGGGTGCGCGACCACGGGCGGCTCAACAAGGACGTGCACGCCGAGATCGGCTTCAACCTGCGCTTCAACGAGCTTCAGGCCGCGGCGCTGCGTGTCCTGCTGCGCCGGCTCGACGCGATGAACGACCGGCGGCGCGCCCTCGCCGCCCGGTATGCCGAGGGGCTGACCGGCCTCCCGCTCGCGCTGCCC
This region of Candidatus Methylomirabilota bacterium genomic DNA includes:
- a CDS encoding DegT/DnrJ/EryC1/StrS family aminotransferase encodes the protein MISIPLSRPPIDDEIKQAVLAAIDGRQYILGPQCKALETELATHAGTRHAVLTSSATAALWMTVRALGTAPGDEILVPSHTAFPTVEALCFAGATPVFVDADDWYTFDCKDAVSKVTPRTVGIVPVHLYGQPVDLPAVQDLAARYGLWVLEDCAQAQGASWDGRRVGSFGRAAALSFYPSKNLPAMGDGGAVLTSDDELAARCRRVRDHGRLNKDVHAEIGFNLRFNELQAAALRVLLRRLDAMNDRRRALAARYAEGLTGLPLALPAEREHARHVYHLYVVRTARRAELAAFLKERSIATGIHYPVPSHRQPAVERFRAPALPRTERLVEEILTLPMSANHTEAEIDAVVAAVRDFFTR